The genomic DNA AAACCGAGATCGACGTTCAACTGGAAAAAGATCTGGTTCAGTCGTTCAAACTGCTGGCTGACGAAACCCGCCTGCGAATTCTATTTTACCTGCAGAGTTCTGGCGAATTGCATGTGACCGCACTTTGCGATCGACTCAAGCAGAGCCAGCCAGCTGTCAGCCATCACTTGGCTTTGATGCGAGTTGCCGGCTTGATCGAAGCTCGCCGTGATGGCAAGCACAACTTCTACTCGATCCGTAAGATTCACTTCTATCGTCTGATTTCTGAGTTCTTCTCAGCCATGAAAAACGACAGCAGCAACGACTTGCGATTCGAAGACTTCACAATTTCTCGTGAAGACTAGCCGACTTGAGCAATCTGATGAAGCCGTGAAGTTCATTCTTCACGGCTTTTTTTATGCACACACTTCAATACGTTCTAAACCGATTGAATCGTGTCGAACTTCCTTTTTTTTTCAGCTGGTCTCTGATAAATTTGGTTTGAAACCTGATCCCCAAAAGAGGAACTTTTCTACTTATGTCTCAACCCGTCAAACTCGCTCTGGCAGATGGTACAGTCTTTTCCGGAACCGCCTTCGGAGCAGAGGGCGAATCCTTTGGTGAAGTCGTTTTCAACACCAGCATGACTGGCTACCAGGAAATTATCACCGACCCATCCTATTGCGGCCAAATCATTGTGATGACCTACCCGCAAATTGGGAATTATGGGGTCAATCCTGAAGACATTGAAAGCAGTGGAACGGCTCTCAAAGGCTTCATCTGTCGAGAAGTTTGCGAGAAGCCGAGTAATTATCGAGCCACGCATTCCCTCTCCAGTTATCTGGCCGAACATGGTGTGATTGGAATGCAGGGGGTTGACACCCGCGCTCTGGTTCGTCGACTGCGAACTCAAGGTGCGATGACCGGTGTGATTTCTACTGTCGATCTGGATGATGCTTCTCTGGTTGCCAAAGCTCAACAATCGCCGGATTTGGTCGGACAGGATTATGTGAAAGCGGTTTCTGCCAAAGAAACGACCTGCTGGTCGGAAGCGCTTTCAGAACTGGCACGAACACCCGCTAATCAGACAACACTTCCTCCGAACAGCAAACGCCCGAAAGTTGTCGCGATTGATTACGGCATGAAATGGAATATCCCTCGGCACCTGGTCGATTGTGGATGTGATGTCGAAGTGATGCCAGGCACTTCGACTGCCGCCGAGATACTCGAACGGAATCCAGATGGCGTTTTCCTGTCCAATGGCCCAGGTGATCCCCGACCTCTGGACTATGCTGTGAATACAATTCGCGATTTGATCGGTAAAAAGCCGATATTCGGAATCTGCCTTGGCCAACAACTTCTTGGATTGGCGATGGGCGGAGAGATTTACAAACTGAAATTCGGACACCGGGGAGCCAATCAGCCGGTGATGAATAAGAAAACCGGCCGAGTCGAAGTAACTAGCCAGAATCATGGCTTTGCGATCAACGAAAAGACTCTGCCTGATAACGTTGAAGTGACTCACATCAATCTAAACGACAACACCGTTTCAGGAATCCGGCACAAAACCGAACCGGTCTTCGGAGTACAGTATCACCCCGAAGCCTCAGCTGGTCCGCACGACAGTCGTTATCTGTTTGATGAATTTATGCAATCGATGATTGGGGTCAATGTCTAGGGATTTGTATTCTGGCCCAATAACCCTCGAATTGTGTGCCACTGGCTTGGCCAGTGCAAATCGACACTAAGTACTAATGTTTCATACACTGGCAGAGCCAGTACCAGCCTGACGGGTCGATACTCCAAGGACTATATACCAACCTTCTACCTTTAACCTTCAAGACACACCGCCATGCCACAAGAGCAGACTTTAATTCTTTTCAAGCCCGATGCCATTCAACGTCGTTTGATTGGAGCATTGCTATCCCGGATTGAGAACAAGGGCTACAAAATTGCAGGATTGAAGATGCTGCAAGTGACGCCTGAACTGGCTCGAAAACATTATGAGGAACATGTTGAGAAGCCTTTCTACCCACACTTAGAATCATTTATCACCTCTGCACCAGTTGTTGCATTGGTTGTTGAAGGCCCGGATGCGATTTCTGTCATGCGTACCATGATGGGCAGTACGAATGGACGCGAAGCGAATCCGGGAACCATCCGCGGAGATTACGGCACCTCACGTCAAATGAACCTTATTCATGGCAGTGATGGCCCCGAAGCCGCTAAACGTGAGATCCCGATTTATTTTCAGGACAACGAATTGTGCGAATATTCGCTTTCACTGGCTGCATCTTTGATGGCTGCTGACGAATAATTTTCTAACTTCACTGAGCCGAGACAATCTGTAGGTTGGGTTAGCGAAGCGTAACCCAACCTACGACTGGAATCTTTTTTTAACCTCGTGTTGCTGTTGGAAGCGTCGTCTTCCAGACTGGAGTATGCCTCGTGATAGAAATCAAATTCCACATTTTCCAACGGTCAATCGCGCGATAACTTTCGTTTGTCGACTGCATCGTGAACGCGAATGGCGAGAACGGCATAGATGTTTTTATGCTGAAGGCTTGCGAAATTTTCTGCACGCCATCAATGCCCGCCAGCAGATCGCAACGATCTTCTACAGCAAAAAGTTGCTAAAATCAGCTGCTGCGGAAAAGCAGATTCGAGCATTGAAAAGAGCGGGGACACCTGCTCTTTCGCTCAGTCCTGAGGAGTTTCGGAAAATCTCCTGGTTCGAACATGCGTCCGGGATTGGCTTTCTGGTACGAAGCCAATGGAGCAGACTTTCTCAAATTGATCTTTCTC from Rubinisphaera italica includes the following:
- the carA gene encoding glutamine-hydrolyzing carbamoyl-phosphate synthase small subunit, with the translated sequence MSQPVKLALADGTVFSGTAFGAEGESFGEVVFNTSMTGYQEIITDPSYCGQIIVMTYPQIGNYGVNPEDIESSGTALKGFICREVCEKPSNYRATHSLSSYLAEHGVIGMQGVDTRALVRRLRTQGAMTGVISTVDLDDASLVAKAQQSPDLVGQDYVKAVSAKETTCWSEALSELARTPANQTTLPPNSKRPKVVAIDYGMKWNIPRHLVDCGCDVEVMPGTSTAAEILERNPDGVFLSNGPGDPRPLDYAVNTIRDLIGKKPIFGICLGQQLLGLAMGGEIYKLKFGHRGANQPVMNKKTGRVEVTSQNHGFAINEKTLPDNVEVTHINLNDNTVSGIRHKTEPVFGVQYHPEASAGPHDSRYLFDEFMQSMIGVNV
- a CDS encoding ArsR/SmtB family transcription factor, yielding MITPISETSVARENSVIPDRTPMETEIDVQLEKDLVQSFKLLADETRLRILFYLQSSGELHVTALCDRLKQSQPAVSHHLALMRVAGLIEARRDGKHNFYSIRKIHFYRLISEFFSAMKNDSSNDLRFEDFTISRED
- the ndk gene encoding nucleoside-diphosphate kinase, with product MPQEQTLILFKPDAIQRRLIGALLSRIENKGYKIAGLKMLQVTPELARKHYEEHVEKPFYPHLESFITSAPVVALVVEGPDAISVMRTMMGSTNGREANPGTIRGDYGTSRQMNLIHGSDGPEAAKREIPIYFQDNELCEYSLSLAASLMAADE